TTTATTTAAATTACAAAAACTTCTCGACAAAATAGCCATTTCTGAACCCAATCTATAATGCTCAGCAATAATCAATTCCGCCGGCAACTCCCCTTCGCCCAATCGAGCAATGCCGCCAAAGCCATAAGCTATCTTCTTATCTCGAAATTTTTCACATAAGCGTTCAACTGTTCCATTTGACAATAATTCAAACATAAAGTCCATTCCGTAACCCAGATGTAAATCATTTAATCCAATATGAATGAAATCAATTCCTTCAATGGATAATATACCCTCCAGGCATTCGACTGCTTCCGGAGTCTCCAAAAGCAGACACGTTTTTGCTCGACCAGCTACGATATCAATAAAAGTCTCTACCTCTCCGGCTGTTTTAAAAAAAGGCAGCATCACAATATCCGCACCATCATTTATGACCTTGTTAATTTCTTCCTCTGATTCTTCATAAATAGGATTGATGCGTACCAGAAGCTTTGACTGGGTTAAAGCCCTCCGAACTTTTTCGACATCATCAATTGAGTGTCTCGAAATTACCGTATCCAAATGACCTTGACGTTCTTCTTTGCCGTTAATTTCCAAATCAATAAACACCCAATCCACGCCAGCAACTTCTGCCACCTTTGCAACCTCTGGATCATTAGTAATATACATCAATTTCAAATTCATTATTTTATACCTTCTCACTCATTTGTTTTATTTGACTTTTTATCTACCGTCTCATGTGTGTTTACATTGTCTTTCATTCTTATGACTTTTGAAATAGTTTTAAAAAATATCAGAAGATCAAAGGTTAATGACATTTTCTCTACATATTCAACACTGAGTTCAATCCGTCTATTCCATTCAACATCTTTTCTACCATTTACCTGTGCCCAACCTGTTACCCCAGGACGAACATCAAACATTCTTTTCTGTTCATCACTATATTCTTCAAAAGGCCAGGGATGATAGGTCAAGGGCGGTCTCGGTCCAATTAAAGACATATCACCTTTTAAAATATTCATAAACTGCGGAAATTCATCAATACTCGTTTTGCGGATAATACGACCAACTTTAGTGACTCTTTTATCGCCTTTTTTTTCATACACGCCGCCTTTTTCAGCGCCCACACACATTGAGCGAAATTTATAAATCTCAAAGACTTTTCCATTTTTTCCCAAACGCTGCTGCTTAAAAATGATTGGTCCCTCTGAGTCAATCCTTATTGCCAGCATGGCAATTAATAAAACCGGACTAAGTAATATTAAACCAAACAGTGCAATCACTATATCACCCATTCGTTTTACAACAGGATACATATTTCCACCTCCATCACGTCTTCAATCCATTACAACATGGTAATAAGTAAAGCCAATCCAACGGCAACCATTGGCAAAAAATACCGATGCACTTCCCAAAATTTTTTCCCCATCATCCATAGAAAAAGGCCGTATCCCCAAACTAGACCAATCATATTGTGCATAATGTCATCCCATTCAAAAAAACCTGTTTTTGTTACTAATTGCAGACATTCCACGGAAATCGAAACAATCAGCCCAAACAGCATAACTGTATTGCGCTCCCTGACCATTTCCTCATGCAAATAGTTTCTGTATGCCCAGGGAACCAAAATTCCTACTGGAACAAACATCAAACAATTTATCAGAACTTCCAGCACAATGTAGAAATCATGGGTAGAATAGATATGTTGATATGACCAGAATAAAAGCAGATTTTTACCAGCTTCTTCATTAGATGAGCGAGCTAAAAACGTAAACAAAAATATCAAATATAAATAGAACCACACTGCCATTCTTCCAACCTTTTCACGGGCTGACCATTTTTCCTTATTAAAAATTAGCAACGTTATGATTAATAAAACGACAATTACTGTTTCAATAATCGTTTTTCGACTTGAAAATATTCCATGCTGTATAAAAAAATTATAATAACGAAGCACTTCTTCCATTAAAATTCCTCAAATAAATATTCTAAATTATAAAATATGACCTACATTTTTCATCATTTTTTAAGTAAAAAAAGCAGCTGTTTGTACTCTCTGCTTACAAATATTGAACCTATAAAAAAAATGCCTAAATAGACGCATTTTACAAAGATAGACAGCAACACTGATTCAATCGAAAACGGATATAAAACAACCCCGGCAATCATCGCCAAAAGCACAAATAGCACTGGAACCAGGTCCTTTATATATGCAATCAACTGATATTTAAATCCAAGTTTTATCAGCATTACTGATGCGGTTATAAAATGAAAGAGATAGGCAGCCGCGACACAGATTGATACCGTTTCAATGCTTCCTCCCACAAAAACCCCAATTAATATAGCGATAACCGTTACACAGGTATTGATCAGGCCGTTTGCAAAGAGTTGTCTGGTATTACCAAGAGACTGAAAAATAGCTCCAGAACTTGAGTTGATCATCTGAGGAACAATTGCAATCGACAAATACTGGAAGCAGCTCACTGAGGCACCCCAGTTCCTGCCATAAAAAATATTTATTATCTCATTGGCTCCAAGGAAACACACCGGTGCTATGTATAATCCAACACAGGCTAACAGATGTACAATTTTCATGTATTTTCTATATATAATATCTAACTGTTGCTGATAATCCGAAAGAACTGGATGCAATACCGGTGAAATAACGCCCGTTAGATTATTTACCGGATACACCATTAGGGTATAGGCTTTATTGTAATATCCTAACTCTGCACTTCCCATAAACTTTCCAATCAGCAAATTATCAAGATTTTTTGAAAAATAATTAATCAGATTAAAAGCAAACTGGTAACTTGAATAATTTATAACTTTTTTTATACTGTCCATATCAATTTTAAAACGAAATCTTGGACGTGTTGTCCCAAAATTCCAAATAAAAGTGAATAATGCCACTAAAATAGCCTGAATTGCCAGGGCATAATAACGGAAGCCCATAAATGCCAGAAAAATACTAATTACCGAAGCGCCTACATAGACCACAACTGTTCTGACGGCAATACTTGCAAACTTCTTTTCCCTGTTCAGAATTCCGTTGGGAACCATATTTAAAGCATTAAATAAAAGAGCAATACTTAACATTTGTCCCAATGAGATAAATACATCATCTTCATAAAAAGATGCAATCGGATAAGCACACAAGATAAACACAAACATCAATACCACTGAAACATAAACAGTAAATGAATAGATATTATTAATATCCTCTTTTGTAAGATCTTTTTTCTGGATAATAGCAGGTCCAAACCCCATATCTGAAAAAGTTGTGAAAAAGGTGGAAAATACAGTAACAACGGCGACAATTCCGTAATCCTCAGGTGATAAAATTCTTGCTAATACAGCGTTCACTAGAAGCGATAAAACTACTTTTGTATACTTTCCGGAAGCATTGATTAATACTGACTTTTTTAATTCCATAGTTTCTCAGTGTTCTCTGCCAACAGTATTTTTGTCTTTAAACTGCTCCACGAAATAATATCCATCCACCAGATATTGTCTTTGCGTAAAATAAAACTCACGATATTTAAACAGTTTGAGCCATGCAAAGAACTTTTTTTCTGTCAAAAGTTTATTTCGAAGATCACACCAAATATTTAAACTTTCTATCAGCTTCCTTTTTTCCGGTTTATAGTATTCTGATTTAAGATACCACTGATTAATCCGAATTGTTCTAACTATTTCATTTACTGTATATAAATAATTATATTTAATTGAGCGTGAAGCATTATTTGCATGTCTCCGGTATTCGATAAAGGTTTGGTCATAAAGAAATAGTTTATCTAACAATGCTGCAACAACCCATAAAACCACATCATGTGGCGTACCTTTTTCCCAGTTTTCTTCAAACATCGGCAATAGATCTTTACGAAAGGCCATTGTACATCCAGGTCGAAGAATTTTATAATAATGCTTATCAAATGTAACTTTACTCACAATTCCCTGACTTTCAGTCTTTACAGACTGCTGATAGATCATCTCTCCACCAGTCTCAGTAAAAGCATGAAAACCAGAAGCCAGCAGCCAAATATCATCATTTTCTTCAAAAGCTCTGGTCATTTTCTCGATTCGTTCCTCGTGCCAGATATCATCCTGATCACAAAGGAAAATAACATCGCCTGTCGCCTTTTTAAGGCCCTGAAAAAAATTCCGTTCCCAGCCCAGATTTGTTTTATTTACTTTTAATTTCCATTTAACCAACTTATGTTCGGCAATATATTTATCGATATAAGAAACAGTCTCATCACTTGATTTATCATCATAAATCAGAACTTCATCTATTTCTCTTGTCTGTTTTCTTATAGAATCCAACATTTCAGGCAAATATCGTCTTCCATTGTATGTCGACATTACAGTTGATACTTTCATTTTTTTCTCCTGTGTTATTTTACCAATAACAATATTTTTATATTTAATACCCTTTAAATGTAAAATTTAAACTATATTTAATTTATTTGACTTGAAATAAGTCTTCTTGCGAATAATTATAATATAATCTGTTCAAATTTCCAACCTGAATAAAAGCTGGAAACTAATATTTAAAAATCAGACCGCATCAGAAAAATTTGATAAAATTAGAATTATTTGTTATTTTTTAAAGAATCGGGTAAAATACAAGAAAGATCTTAGGTTTGTAAAGGTACAAAGGAGACCCAATGAAAGAGACAATAGTAATAGATTTAAAGAAAATTACAGCAGTTTTAATAAAAAAATGGTGGCTGATCCTGATCTTTACGACTATCAGTTTTGGAACTTCCTACCTGGTCGCCGATCGATACCTTACACCCATTTATGAAGCTACTACGGTTTTATTTCTCGGAACAGAAAACACCAGTTTAGCAGACCTTGATTCTTCTCTAATGGACACTGACAGACAACTCATTACCGATTATCAGCATATTGCCCTATCACACTCGGTCATTGATCCTATCATTAGTAATTTAAATCTTCAAATGACGTATGCGGAATTTCTTGAAAATATCTTTATTACTGCCGTTGAAGGTTCACGCTTATTTACAATCAGTTTTCAATCTCCCGATCCCATCATCGCAAACTCTGTCGCGAATTCATTAGCTAATCAACTCTTGCAGTCAATTTCCGCAACTGTCGGAGTTGAGAATATTCAAATCCTTGATTCGGCACCAGTTCCTGACGCTCCAATTTTCCCCAGAATGCTTAACGTTCTAATCTTAGGGACTTCTTTGGGTATTTTGCTTGCACTAGCCATTATAATTTTTGCGTTTCTTTTAGATAATACCGTCAAAAATGAAGATGATGTCGAAAATTTAATTGGAACATCTGTATTAGGAAATATTCCAAAAGTTAAATAATTTTCCTCACTTAAAATAAACGCTCTCCTTTTAATATTCAAAAAACAATAGTCAACTTGTTAAATTTAATATTTGAGGGATAAATCTCTAAAAAGAGGGTAGATAGTAATTAATTAGCTAACTTCAGACGTTCAAACTGGAATATGAAATAAAGGAATTTTACTCGGACTAAACATCATCTGCAATTCATGGAGGTATTATGGAAAACAAAAAGGAACTGCAACTCAAAGATATTTTTCAAACCTTATTTAAAAAATGGTGGCTCGTCCTGCTGCTGATGACAGTAGGATTCGGTTCAGCTTTTGTTATTGCAACTCAAGTCATTACACCTGTTTATGAAGCTGACACCGTTTTATTTATCGGTAAAGAAAATTCCGGTCTGGGTAATGTTGACATTTCATTGGGAACCCTTAATGCCAATAATCAGTTAATCGTTGATTATCAGCAAATCGCCTTAACTCGACTGGTTATCGATCAAGTCATCAACAACACTAATCTGGATATTAGCTATGAAGAATTCCGGGATAGTGTTGTCATTCAAACAGTTGAAGACTCCAGGTTATTTACCGTTGGCTTTATGTATCCTGATCCTGCAATTGCTAAAAGTGTTTCTGACGAGTTAGCTAAACAACTGACTTTAGCGGTTTTCGAAATCGTAGGTGTCGAAAACATCCGGATTATTGATCAAGCCCAAGTTCCTACGGATCCTGTTTCACCAGTTTTATTAAGCTATTTACTTATTGGTACATTAATCGGTTTTTTAATTTCATTGTTCACTATTTTAGTTTTATTTTTAGGTGATGATACGGTTAAAAATGAAGATGATATCGAAAAGCTGCTCGGGGTCACCGTACTAGGGGCTATCCCCGAACTCAGCGAAAAAAGGTAATTTGTGCAATTCAAAATATAAGGTTACAATTCTAATCTCTGCTGAACAGGTCTCGCGTGTACACTTTATCAACAACATCGCTTATTTCATCAG
This genomic interval from Eubacteriaceae bacterium ES3 contains the following:
- a CDS encoding aldolase/citrate lyase family protein; the encoded protein is MNLKLMYITNDPEVAKVAEVAGVDWVFIDLEINGKEERQGHLDTVISRHSIDDVEKVRRALTQSKLLVRINPIYEESEEEINKVINDGADIVMLPFFKTAGEVETFIDIVAGRAKTCLLLETPEAVECLEGILSIEGIDFIHIGLNDLHLGYGMDFMFELLSNGTVERLCEKFRDKKIAYGFGGIARLGEGELPAELIIAEHYRLGSEMAILSRSFCNLNKINDRSQIKDLFQSGVSEIRDYEKALGDKEGPFFDENSVMIKEKVANIVERIASKRKK
- a CDS encoding VanZ family protein, which produces MEEVLRYYNFFIQHGIFSSRKTIIETVIVVLLIITLLIFNKEKWSAREKVGRMAVWFYLYLIFLFTFLARSSNEEAGKNLLLFWSYQHIYSTHDFYIVLEVLINCLMFVPVGILVPWAYRNYLHEEMVRERNTVMLFGLIVSISVECLQLVTKTGFFEWDDIMHNMIGLVWGYGLFLWMMGKKFWEVHRYFLPMVAVGLALLITML
- a CDS encoding glycosyltransferase → MKVSTVMSTYNGRRYLPEMLDSIRKQTREIDEVLIYDDKSSDETVSYIDKYIAEHKLVKWKLKVNKTNLGWERNFFQGLKKATGDVIFLCDQDDIWHEERIEKMTRAFEENDDIWLLASGFHAFTETGGEMIYQQSVKTESQGIVSKVTFDKHYYKILRPGCTMAFRKDLLPMFEENWEKGTPHDVVLWVVAALLDKLFLYDQTFIEYRRHANNASRSIKYNYLYTVNEIVRTIRINQWYLKSEYYKPEKRKLIESLNIWCDLRNKLLTEKKFFAWLKLFKYREFYFTQRQYLVDGYYFVEQFKDKNTVGREH
- a CDS encoding Wzz/FepE/Etk N-terminal domain-containing protein, whose translation is MKETIVIDLKKITAVLIKKWWLILIFTTISFGTSYLVADRYLTPIYEATTVLFLGTENTSLADLDSSLMDTDRQLITDYQHIALSHSVIDPIISNLNLQMTYAEFLENIFITAVEGSRLFTISFQSPDPIIANSVANSLANQLLQSISATVGVENIQILDSAPVPDAPIFPRMLNVLILGTSLGILLALAIIIFAFLLDNTVKNEDDVENLIGTSVLGNIPKVK
- a CDS encoding sugar transferase, which gives rise to MYPVVKRMGDIVIALFGLILLSPVLLIAMLAIRIDSEGPIIFKQQRLGKNGKVFEIYKFRSMCVGAEKGGVYEKKGDKRVTKVGRIIRKTSIDEFPQFMNILKGDMSLIGPRPPLTYHPWPFEEYSDEQKRMFDVRPGVTGWAQVNGRKDVEWNRRIELSVEYVEKMSLTFDLLIFFKTISKVIRMKDNVNTHETVDKKSNKTNE
- a CDS encoding Wzz/FepE/Etk N-terminal domain-containing protein; amino-acid sequence: MENKKELQLKDIFQTLFKKWWLVLLLMTVGFGSAFVIATQVITPVYEADTVLFIGKENSGLGNVDISLGTLNANNQLIVDYQQIALTRLVIDQVINNTNLDISYEEFRDSVVIQTVEDSRLFTVGFMYPDPAIAKSVSDELAKQLTLAVFEIVGVENIRIIDQAQVPTDPVSPVLLSYLLIGTLIGFLISLFTILVLFLGDDTVKNEDDIEKLLGVTVLGAIPELSEKR
- a CDS encoding lipopolysaccharide biosynthesis protein, with amino-acid sequence MELKKSVLINASGKYTKVVLSLLVNAVLARILSPEDYGIVAVVTVFSTFFTTFSDMGFGPAIIQKKDLTKEDINNIYSFTVYVSVVLMFVFILCAYPIASFYEDDVFISLGQMLSIALLFNALNMVPNGILNREKKFASIAVRTVVVYVGASVISIFLAFMGFRYYALAIQAILVALFTFIWNFGTTRPRFRFKIDMDSIKKVINYSSYQFAFNLINYFSKNLDNLLIGKFMGSAELGYYNKAYTLMVYPVNNLTGVISPVLHPVLSDYQQQLDIIYRKYMKIVHLLACVGLYIAPVCFLGANEIINIFYGRNWGASVSCFQYLSIAIVPQMINSSSGAIFQSLGNTRQLFANGLINTCVTVIAILIGVFVGGSIETVSICVAAAYLFHFITASVMLIKLGFKYQLIAYIKDLVPVLFVLLAMIAGVVLYPFSIESVLLSIFVKCVYLGIFFIGSIFVSREYKQLLFLLKK